TTTTCGATAAATAATGACTGCCTTGAATATTCCTTTTAAAAATTTAATAGGACGCAGATTTGATGGATTCGTAAAAAGTCCTTTTTGTCTCATTTTCGTCATTCCCGCGAAAGCGGGAATCCAGTTAATTCAAGTAGTTCTGGACTCCTGCCTTCGCAGGAGTGACGGCTTTTCCGACTTTTTACGAGATCATCAGATTTGCGCAGATAACAACGGATCATTATTTTCTTTTTAGTTTATCCTGATAATCTGTGTACATCCGTGTCCAAAAAGGAAATTCCTATACAATTGATTACGAAAAGGGACTAAAGATGGAAAGGGGGCATTATACGATTGGTGAGTTTGCCCGGTTGCTGGGGGTTAGCCCCAGGACGGTCGATTTCTATACCCGGCAGGGTCTCCTTCATCCCGAACAGCCAGGTCGAAGTCATGGATACCGTCATTATACGGAAAGGGACCTCAACCGTATAGCTCTGATCAAACAGCTCCAGGCGCGCAAATTTTCGTTACAGGAAATCCGCCAGATTTTAAATTCCCCCCATGGGCAGAAAGCAACATCGGCGGTGGAAATCTTGGAACAGGTGATGATCGATCTGGATCGGCTTCAAAACCTTATCCAGAAAACCCGTTCCTCGACTTCTACCGCAAATCAACCCGCCATGCGCGTTGTCGCTACCGAAGCCTTACAAAAGGCTACAGGCCTTTGTTCTTTGCTGGTGACTTTTTTGCAAGATATGCCACTTTTATAGTAATGGGCAAGAGGAGGAAAAGAACATGTCAACCAACACTTTTAAGACTTTTATTTTGCTCGCCGGACTGAGCGCCCTCTTATTATTTATCGGCCAGGCTTTGGGCGGCCGATCTGGTCTTTACTTTGCCCTGTTCATGGCTTTCATTATGAACATGGTAGGCTACTGGTTCAGCGACAAGATCGCCCTGGCCATGAGCGGGGCCAAGGAAGTCTCTGTTAACGAGGCTCCCGAACTTCACCAGATGGTGGAAAAACTGTCCGTTCAGGCCGGCCTTCCCAAGCCCAGGGTGTATATCATTCCTCAGGAGACTCCCAATGCCTTTGCTACCGGCCGCAATCCGGAGCATGCCGCCGTCGCCGTAACCGAAGGCATCTCGCGCATCCTCAAGCCTGCTGAATTAGAAGGTGTCTTGGCCCACGAGTTGGCGCATATTAAAAACCGGGATATCCTCATCAGCTCCGTGGCCGCGGTTATTGCCGGGGCCATCAGCTATATGGCTACGATGGCTCAATGGGGAGCGTTCCTGGGTATGGGCAGGAGTGATGATGATGAAGGAGGCGGCAGGGGTAATATCATCGCCGTCGTGCTTATGGCCATCATAGCCCCCATCGCCGCCATGCTCATCCAGATGGCCATCTCCCGCAGCCGGGAATATCAGGCGGATTCTACGGGAGCCAAAATCATCGGTGCTGGCCGCCCGCTGGCCAACGCCCTGATCAAGCTGGAAGAGTACAATAAGCAAGTGCCCATGCAGGTAAACCCGGCCCAAGCCCAGATGTATATCGTCAATCCCCTCTCGGCGGGAGGGTTCACCCGGCTCTTCAGCACCCACCCGCCTATCCAGGAAAGGGTGGCTCGCCTGATGGCCATGGGGCCCATTCATCCTTAGCGAGGACCTTAAAAAGATAGAGTCCCCTAACAGCACCAAAGCCGGCTGGTAAATTGAGCCGGCTTTTTTTCTTTCTCGCCGCTCATCAGCGACTTTTTTCCAAGGCCCTCTCCAGGTCTCCGATAATCTCCGCGGCCTCTTCAATGCCCACAGAAAGGCGGACCAGCCGGTCGCTGATTCCCACTTTTGCCCTTTCTTCCGGGCTTAGGGCCCGATGGGAAGACATGGGCGGGTAAAGGACTAAGCTGTAAACATCCCCGAGCGTGGTCGCCGGGATGATGAGTTCCAGGGCTTCCATGAACCGGAAGATCTCCTCTTTGGCGGCGTCTTTAACCTCAAAGGAAATCATCCCCCCATAAAATCCCGGCGGAAAGAGCTTTTGGGCCAGTTCGTGCTGGGGATGGCTCGCCAGGCCGGGGTAATTTACCCGCGCGATACGCGGATGGCCCTCCAGCCATCTGGCCACTTCCAGGGCATTCTGACAATGCTGACGCATGCGCAGAGGAAGGGTTTTTAATCCCCGGAGGGTCAGCCAGGCTTCGGTGGGTCCCAAGTTCCCCCCGGTCATTTTGATGATCTCGTGGAGGGGGGCGTGATTCTCCCGGGATGTCACCACTGCGCCCCCCAGAACATCTCCATGCCCTCCGATGTACTTCGTAGTGGAGTGTAAGCAAAAATCCACACCGTGCTCGATGGGCCGGAAGAGGAAGGGGGTGGCAAAAGTATTATCTACGATGACCTTCGCTCCGGCCCGGTGAGCCAGATGGCTGATGGTGGGAATGTCAGCAATTTTCATCAAGGGATTGGAGATGGTTTCCAGGATGACGGCAACCGGTTTGGCTGTGGAGAGGGTTTTAGCGAATTCCTCAAGGTTGGTTACATCCACGAAATGGGTCCGCACCCCCAGTTCAGGGAAAAGGCGCGAACAGATTGCGTACGTAGCCCCATAAATATCGTAGGCCGCCAGAAGCGAAGCTCCCGCTTTGACTCCGGCAGCAAGCAGGCTGGCGTGTACAGCCGCCATTCCCGAACCGAAGGTTAAAGCGGTTTCTCCTCCCTCCAAGTTCGCCAGGGCCTCCTCCAGGGCGGAGTTCGTCGGGTTCCCATACCGGGTGTAAACGTAGCCCTCGCGCTCATTGGCAAAAACCCCATTCAGGTCTTTTACGTCCTCATAAAAAAAACCCACCGTCTGGTAGATGGGCGTGGAGACTGGCTGGAAATCCGGTTTGGGTCCCCGCTCCCCGGCGTGCACCGCCCGCGTAAAAATGGACTTCCCTTCGATCATCGTCTTTCTCCTTTAATTTATACGGACGCAGATTTCCGCAGATAAACGCAGATAGAAATATTTCAAGATATTGATTTTAATAATAATCCTGAAAATCTGCGTTTATCTGCGTCCCAATCAAATAAATGATAGTTTTTTCCTCAGCTCGTCAGCCTGATGGACAATTCCTTCGATAATGTCCTTCATGGGCATCACTTTTTTTACCAGCCCTACTCCCTGCCCACAGGAAATGACCCCGGCGTTCAGGTCTCCTTCCTGGAACATTCTCCTGGCTTTTTCTCCGGCAGCCACCTGGACGATCTCCTGCAGCCCGGCCTGTTGTTTTTCCAGTTCGGCCACTTTCTTGGCCACTTCGTTGATCCATACCCGGTGGGAATTCTGGATGGACCGCATGACGATCATGGTGTCCAGCTCGGTGGCCTCGATCAAGGCTTGTTTTAATTGGGGATGAATGGGACATTCTTCGGCCACCAACAGGGGAGTTCCCATGATCACCCCTTGCGCCCCCAGGGCCAGCAGAGCTAAAAATCCGCGGCCATCCGCTACGCCTCCCCCGCCGATCACTGGGATTTTCAAAGCATCCACTACGCGCGGGACGAGGCAGAGAGTCGTAATATCCAGGGTACCAGTGGCACCGCCATTTTCATATCCCACCACGGTTACGACATCCGCGCCGATAGACTCGGCTTTCAGAGCATAACGAACTCCCACGCATTTATGAATCAGGGTAACGCCATGGGCCTTGAGATCTTTGGCTAACTCATCGGGGGCCTTGTGGCCGGAGGTCTCCACGATCTTAATCCCCTCATCGAAGATGACCTCCAGGTATTCCCGATTGTCAATCGGACGCATAGCCGGAAATAAATTCAAATTGACGGCAAAGGGTTTGTCGGTCATTCCTTTGAGCTTTTTTATTTCCAGGCGAAATTCTTCTTGGGTCTGAAAAATGGCCGAAGCCAAGACACCGAGAGCCCCGGCATTGGAAGCGGCCGCCACCATCTCGGCCCGGGAAAGGTGCATCATGGTGCCGACCACGATGGGATACTTGATGCCGAACATGCCAGTGATCTTTGTCTGAAACATTTTCTCCTCCTTTTATAAAATTACATGGGACGCAGATTATCACAGATAAACGCAGATAATGCCCAGATACGCTAAGCGCTTAGCGCTATGCGCATAGCGTCCCTAAAAACCTAAAACTTCATTGCATGTTTTTAAGCAAACGCTGCAAGTCAGCCCGGCTTGGCGGTAGGTTCGGCAGGCGAACTTGTTCATGGAGTAGGCTTCATCCGGCGCAGGCACTTGGAGAGCTTGTGCCGGGCAGGCCCGGATGCAAGCCTCACAATCGAGGCAATACTTTTTCTCCAGGGATGGAGACGCTTCCAAGGGTGCCTCGGTCAGTAGGCAGGCCAACCGAACCCGGGGGCCGAAATCCGGGGTGATCACCAAACTATGCCGTCCGATCGTCCCCAGCCCGGCAAGCTGGGCCGCGTGCTTATAGGAAAAGACGGCCTTCAAAAATCTCTGGTCCGTCGGGCAGCCTGCCGCCGGCAAGGGCAACGAACGATATTTTTCCTTGCGGAAAATATCAGCCAAGTCATACACGGCTTTCGTTAAGCGGCTGTTAACATAATCACTGTGAGGTCCAAATAATTCTCCAGGCTCTGCTTCCCCGGCGCTTTTGGAAGGTCCCAGCAAAGTTACCACCTCTTTGTAGACTTGCTTGCCCAGGACCACCACGGACTTTACTCCCGGTAAAAGAGAAATGGCTTGCTTTCTTAGCTCTTGGGAATTTGAACCTTCCACCGAGGCTACCCCCAGTAAATCTATGTCCAATTTTTTCCTCATCTCTTCCAGGAAATTTTGGTCGATTTTTTCCATTGCATCCCTATCCTTAGTGTTAAGTGTTTAGTGGTGAGTGTTAAGCCTTTGTTAGCCTATTGCCTATTCTTCTGTGGGAATCTTAGACTCGCAAGGAACCCCCGTCTGGCAGAAACCACAACCGTAACCCTCAAACCCAAAATTGGCCTTTACATACTTGGCGGTTATCTCCACGTAGGCTTTACATTTTATCTTATCATGGCCCGCTTCGGTCACCGCTTCCGCCGGGCAACGCTGGATGCACTTTTTACATATCCCTCGGGAGAAAAATAAGCAGTAGGCTTGATGGTCCTTCCGGGGAACCGTCCTCCGCGTTGGGACATCACTGCGCACAACTTTCGATATCCTTCATCACTCATTTTCCATCCTTTTTTTGCTGGATTTTACTCCGAAAACTCGCCGATCCAAGTGG
This genomic interval from Deltaproteobacteria bacterium contains the following:
- a CDS encoding MerR family transcriptional regulator, with protein sequence MERGHYTIGEFARLLGVSPRTVDFYTRQGLLHPEQPGRSHGYRHYTERDLNRIALIKQLQARKFSLQEIRQILNSPHGQKATSAVEILEQVMIDLDRLQNLIQKTRSSTSTANQPAMRVVATEALQKATGLCSLLVTFLQDMPLL
- a CDS encoding PLP-dependent aspartate aminotransferase family protein; this encodes MIEGKSIFTRAVHAGERGPKPDFQPVSTPIYQTVGFFYEDVKDLNGVFANEREGYVYTRYGNPTNSALEEALANLEGGETALTFGSGMAAVHASLLAAGVKAGASLLAAYDIYGATYAICSRLFPELGVRTHFVDVTNLEEFAKTLSTAKPVAVILETISNPLMKIADIPTISHLAHRAGAKVIVDNTFATPFLFRPIEHGVDFCLHSTTKYIGGHGDVLGGAVVTSRENHAPLHEIIKMTGGNLGPTEAWLTLRGLKTLPLRMRQHCQNALEVARWLEGHPRIARVNYPGLASHPQHELAQKLFPPGFYGGMISFEVKDAAKEEIFRFMEALELIIPATTLGDVYSLVLYPPMSSHRALSPEERAKVGISDRLVRLSVGIEEAAEIIGDLERALEKSR
- a CDS encoding zinc metalloprotease HtpX, with amino-acid sequence MSTNTFKTFILLAGLSALLLFIGQALGGRSGLYFALFMAFIMNMVGYWFSDKIALAMSGAKEVSVNEAPELHQMVEKLSVQAGLPKPRVYIIPQETPNAFATGRNPEHAAVAVTEGISRILKPAELEGVLAHELAHIKNRDILISSVAAVIAGAISYMATMAQWGAFLGMGRSDDDEGGGRGNIIAVVLMAIIAPIAAMLIQMAISRSREYQADSTGAKIIGAGRPLANALIKLEEYNKQVPMQVNPAQAQMYIVNPLSAGGFTRLFSTHPPIQERVARLMAMGPIHP
- a CDS encoding nitronate monooxygenase: MFQTKITGMFGIKYPIVVGTMMHLSRAEMVAAASNAGALGVLASAIFQTQEEFRLEIKKLKGMTDKPFAVNLNLFPAMRPIDNREYLEVIFDEGIKIVETSGHKAPDELAKDLKAHGVTLIHKCVGVRYALKAESIGADVVTVVGYENGGATGTLDITTLCLVPRVVDALKIPVIGGGGVADGRGFLALLALGAQGVIMGTPLLVAEECPIHPQLKQALIEATELDTMIVMRSIQNSHRVWINEVAKKVAELEKQQAGLQEIVQVAAGEKARRMFQEGDLNAGVISCGQGVGLVKKVMPMKDIIEGIVHQADELRKKLSFI